The following coding sequences lie in one Salmo salar chromosome ssa13, Ssal_v3.1, whole genome shotgun sequence genomic window:
- the LOC123726228 gene encoding piggyBac transposable element-derived protein 4-like, whose product MSATGKVDHLTGERKIKPDCVLDYNLKMGAVDKADMINSFVECTRKTTKWYKKIFFQLIDTAVLNGSIVHRQLTGKVITYQKYRENLMRELLEEHHTPRRPSTGGRPALDNPLRLTARHFPCKVPQTAAQGSRTRRHCKVCLSGARRSKQRKMTKYMCLACDTPLCISPCFEEYHMLKHY is encoded by the exons atgtcggccacagggaaggtggaccacctgacgggagagagaaagataaaaccAGATTGTGTGCTagactataacctcaaaatgggggccgtggataaggcggacatgataaacagctttgtggaatgcactcggaaaacgaccaagtggtataagaagaTATTTTTCCAGCTGATCGACACTGCTGTCCTCAACGGCAGCATAGTTCACCGCCAACTAAcag GTAAAGTAATTACCTACCAAAAATACAGAGAGAACCTCATGAGAGAGCTGTTGGAGGAGCACCACACCCCTCGGCGCCCCTCCACTGGGGGTCGCCCTGCTTTAGACAATCCCCTACGCCTCACTGCACGGCATTTTCCCTGCAAAGTCCCTCAAACTGCTGCTCAAGGTAGTCGCACACGGAGGCACTGCAAAGTCTGCCTGTCTGGCGCCAGGAGAAGTAAGCAGAGGAAGATGAcaaaatacatgtgtttagcttgtGATACACCTCTATGTATTTCACCATGCTTTGAGGAGTATCACATGCTCAAGCATtattga